One Ricinus communis isolate WT05 ecotype wild-type chromosome 7, ASM1957865v1, whole genome shotgun sequence genomic region harbors:
- the LOC8283396 gene encoding phytosulfokines 3: MANVKVKVATLFLVALLLCSTLIHASRPEPAFSNGSLPKNQQDQGVNQEEHAEMVEESCEGVGEEECLMRRTLAAHIDYIYTQKHKP; encoded by the exons ATGGCAAATGTGAAGGTTAAGGTTGCCACCCTGTTCTTGGTTGCCCTTCTCCTCTGCTCTACACTAATCCACGCCAGCCGCCCCGAGCCAGCCTTTTCTAATGGCTCCTTGCCCAAGAACCAACAAGATCAG ggTGTTAATCAGGAAGAACATGCAGAGATGGTGGAAGAAAGTTGTGAAGGAGTTGGAGAAGAAGAGTGCTTGATGAGAAGAACTCTTGCTGCTCATATTGATTACATCTATACCCAGAAGCACAAACCATGA